CGGGCTGGTCGCCATGACGACGGAACAGTTGACTAGACTCAAAGGGATCGGTCCTGCCAAGGCGCTGCAAATCCAGGCGGGTATCGAGCTCGGCCGCAGGCTCGCGACGCTCGCTCCGGAGAATGTGCCGGCAATCCGGGGGCCGTGCGACGTGGCTCGGCTGTTTATGGAAGAGGTACGCCATTTGCGACAGGAACATTTTCTCGTGCTTTTTCTGAACACGAAAAACCGCGTGATCGGGAAAAAGACGCTGTCCGTCGGCACTTTGAACGCCTCGCTGGTTCATCCGCGTGAAGTGTTCCGGGCGGCGATCCAGCATGCCAGCGCCTCGATCATTTGCGTCCACAACCATCCGAGCGGCGACCCGTCGCCGAGCGCGGAAGATTTGACGCTGACGCGGCGACTGGTGGAGGCGGGAAACGTGGTCGGCATTCCGGTGCTCGACCACGTCGTGATCGGCGACGGCTGCTACGCCAGTTTGAAGGAGCTCGGCTACATGTAATATAATTTTTTCAGTTCGTTCACACGGAAGGAGAATTCGCAGTCCATGTTCGGATATACCCGCGATCTCGGCATCGACCTCGGCACCGCCAACACACTCGTTTACGTCAAGGGAAAAGGCATCGTCGTCCGCGAACCGTCGGTCGTCGCGATCCGGACCGATACGAACACGATCGAGGCGGTCGGCGAAGCGGCGAAACGGATGATCGGCCGGACGCCCGGCAACATCCGCGCCGTGCGGCCGATGAAGGACGGCGTCATCGCCGACTTTGAGACAACGGCGACGATGATCCATTATTTCATTCAGCGCGCGCAGAAAAAACATTGGTTCGGCCGCAGGCCGAACGTGATGGTATGCGTTCCGTCCGGCTGCACGGCGGTCGAGAAGCGGGCCGTCGAGGACGCGACGCGCCAGGCGGGTGCAAAGGAAGCTTTTACGATTGAAGAACCTTTCGCCGCGGCGATCGGCGCCGATTTGCCGGTCTGGGAACCGACCGGCAGCATGGTCGTCGACATCGGCGGCGGGACGACGGAAGTCGCCGTCATTTCGCTCGGCGGCATCGTCGCTAGCCGGTCGATCCGGATTGCCGGCGACGAGATGGATGAGGCGATCGTTCAATACATCAAGCGGATGTACAACTTGATGATCGGCGAGCGGACGGCCGAGCAGCTGAAAATCGAAATCGGCTCTGCCCTGCCGATGGAAAATCCGGGAAGGATGGAAGTTCGCGGGCGAGACTTGCTGACCGGTTTGCCCAAGACGATCACGGTCACATCCGACGAGATCACGGAAGCATTGGCGGACACGGTGGGCAGCATCGTCGAGGCGGTCAAGGCGACGCTCGAGCGGTGTCCGCCGGAGCTGTCGGCCGACATTATGGACCGCGGCATCGTGTTGACCGGCGGCGGGGCGCTGTTGCGCAATCTCGACAAGCTTCTGGCCCGCGAGACCGGCATGCCGGTGCTGGTGGCGGACCATCCGCTCGATTGCGTCGCGATCGGCACGGGTCGAGCTCTGGAAAACATTCATTTGTTCCTGTCCAAACCCGGTCACGGCGGACGCGCGAGATAAGAAGGGACGGTGGTCCGCCCATGAAATGGATCGGGAGCAGG
This DNA window, taken from Candidatus Reconcilbacillus cellulovorans, encodes the following:
- a CDS encoding rod shape-determining protein (functions in MreBCD complex in some organisms), which encodes MFGYTRDLGIDLGTANTLVYVKGKGIVVREPSVVAIRTDTNTIEAVGEAAKRMIGRTPGNIRAVRPMKDGVIADFETTATMIHYFIQRAQKKHWFGRRPNVMVCVPSGCTAVEKRAVEDATRQAGAKEAFTIEEPFAAAIGADLPVWEPTGSMVVDIGGGTTEVAVISLGGIVASRSIRIAGDEMDEAIVQYIKRMYNLMIGERTAEQLKIEIGSALPMENPGRMEVRGRDLLTGLPKTITVTSDEITEALADTVGSIVEAVKATLERCPPELSADIMDRGIVLTGGGALLRNLDKLLARETGMPVLVADHPLDCVAIGTGRALENIHLFLSKPGHGGRAR